CTTTGCATAATATCCGTTGTAATCGACGACGTCGGATCTCGCCTGTTGCTCCGCTACGGTGCAGCTCTCTTCGATGTCCCTGTCGGGATTGGCCGTGACTATCACGTCCTTCCGGGACGGGTCCGTGGCCCTAAGCTGGTGCGAAAGCTCGTGAACGATGGTCCCCTGGTCCATCCCCCTGTCGCGGTCGATGGTGACCTTGTTGGCAGAGGGGGAATAGGTACCCGTCACCGAACGGGCCATAGGCTTGGCGTGGATGACGGGGCGGGACTCGGAGATTCTGGAGACATCGTCCCTGTCGAACCCCATGACGAGCTCCCTCCTGATCATCTGCTCTTCGAGCGGGGATGCGATGACCTTGATCTTCCCTTGATTCCTCTTCTGAGCGGCGCTCATCTCCCTGGGCACGTTCGTCTTGGGGGCTCCGGGGCAATCTATGTCCTCCACATCGCAACATGACGGATTCACCCACCACGCCGCAACCTGTTCGGGCGTGCATTTCAGGGGGATCGTGGCATCGGCTGTGTTGTTGTAATCCCTTTTGGCAAGATTCACGGGGGGAGCGGGCCTCTCCCCGGAAAGTGCGGCCATGAAGCGGACGGCGTCATACTCTTCCTGTTTCTCGGCGTAGTACTCGCGGAATCTCTTCAGGAGAGCCTGCTCGGGGACGTTCCCATCCTCGCCCACGTGGATCCTCATCCCATTGACGGCCTTGTAGGACATCTCAACGCCTCTTGGTCTTAGACGGCTTCGCAGGAGCCGTTTTGCGGGACGTTGCCGCCTTGGCAGGTGTTCTGGACCCTCCCAGCTTTTTCGCGGCCTTATTCGGAGGGGTCTTTCTGCCGGATTTCGGAAGCTCCTCGATGGAGCAGATTACGATGGCTGCTCCGCCGTGTGCCTCACGTGCTTCGGTGACCGCGCGGTACCTTTCGTTCCTGGCCAACCTCGCATCGGCTTTGGCTTCGATCTGTTTCGCCTTCGCGGCTTCCCTAGCGGACCTGTTGCGGAGTCTGTCGATTTCTCTCTGTTCGCGCGCCCTCTTCAGTTCAGCGCTTGTATTGGACGGTTTCAGTATTCCCACGTGTTCATATCCTTTTCTTGCAATCCTTGGTAACGTCGCTCGGCGAGAATCCCTTGGATTTCGCCGGCGGTTTGGTGATCTTCAGCGGTCTGCCGTAATCGCGGGTTCTTCCGGTCTGAGGATTGGTGTTGACAGTGCCCGTCTGTTTGACGGGGGCCTGTTCCCTGTGCCTAATCCTGCCGAAGAACCCGATCTTCTACTCGGGCTCGGCTGCCCTTCCTTGTGTCGACTTCTTCATGCTTCCCCTCCCGGCGGAGACGGCGGCGCGGCGCCCCCGCCGCCCTTTATAGGTTGTATATATACCGCGCCCGATTGCGTGATCTGTTGCTGATTTTTGAGAAGGCCACACTCCCGTTGGATCAGCAACTCGTACTTCTTGAACCGGTATTTCGCCGTGGACTCGGGGATCTCCCACTCCTCGGCGATTTCCGCCCACGGCGCCCCGCGGAGACGGCGGCGGTACATCGCCTTCGCCTGGGCGTATTCCATGTCCTCCCTGGTGTAGACGAAGTCTCCGTTGCGTACCCGGGAGGATTCCGAATCGCCGCTCTTCTCGCCTTCCGATTCCCATTGCCTGAAAAATCCGTCGATCTTGTCAGGCAGTTCGTGAGACAGGCCCCCTGAAGTGGCCCGGATGAATTTCTCGAAGGAGAACGGGATCCCGTTACCGTTCTCCCCTATGCTGAACGTCGCTGTGGAGACGGTATCGTACCCATAATCCCCCACCTTTGCCGCCGAAGAGTACACGTCGCGGATCCATGACGTCGGGGCGATGAAGACCGGGGCCCATGAGGCATCCGCATCGTTTCTGACGAAGGTTATGTCGCGCGGATCTCCGCCGCGGCCGCCCAATACTCTCGCGCCCTCGGATTTATCCTTCATCATCTGACAGCTGCAGTACCCGGACTTGCCCTCGCCCTGAGGGAAACATCTTACACGGGGCGTGAGATTGTTGATCGTTGGGGTTAGGAAGAAATTGCACACTCCGAATTTCCTCGCGTTCCCGAGGTATTTTGTGAGCGCGAGATTCTCCTTGCTCCCGTTCTGATCCGCCATCATATAGTTCTGGGCCTCGTCCAGAAGCCAGATGATCAGGGCCTTTCTGCGGCCGCATTTCTTGATGATGTCCCCGATACGTTTCATGGTTCCCGCCAGAGTGTCCTCGTGGTACACTCCGGGCGGGTAGGCCTCGACGGGCATTCCGGACGGTGTCTTGAGGCCGAATACCACGTTGGTGATGATGTGGACCCCCTCGTGGCCGTAATCGCCGTTCATGGCATGCTGACATATGGATACTGCCGTTGCGGTCTTGCCGTGCCCCCTCCTTCCTGCGAGCACGATGGTCTCCCCCGGCTGGAGAAGCTCGTGCATGAATTCCGATATGGAGGTCATACGCCCGCCTCTTCGAATCCGAGGACCGTGCGGCTCTTCTTGCCGATCAGCCCCTCGCTCCTCATTATGCTCTCATAAACCGCCATCTGCGCACGGAACGTATCGAACGGGAGACGTGCGTAAGGGCTGTCCGGGAGGGGGAACATCTTGGCATGGGCCTTGTACTCCTCTATCTGCCACAACGGTTGGCTGCATGCCGGCGACAGGGACATCTCGAACGTCCTGAGATAGGCGACCTTCGTGTCCATCTCTTCCAGGTGCCTTGTTAGTTTGGCCCAGTCGTCATTAATCCTCACGACGATATTGAGGTAGATGTTCTCGTTGTTCTTCGGACGGTCGTTCTCGAACATCACCCCACCTCTCCGGGCAATCCGCCGAAACGGGAGATTGCCGCATCATACTGTGTGCTGGTCCTCCCATCCTCTGTGATCCTTGCAGAGTATTCGCCCAGGCCGACCAGACGTCCGCGGGTCTCTATGCCGCACCTCCACTGTTCGACAAGTCTGAGGGCGATCAGGCAGCGTATGTATGCGCGAAGGTGACCGATGAGCTCCTCATCCGGAAGATCGTCCGGCAACGGAGCGTCCGAATAGACAAGATCCGGGCGTTCAAGGAGGATGCTCTCCGCACGGTCGATGTCGATTGTCTCCATGATCAGATCCATGGACGCCTTCAGAGAGGCGGAGATCTTCGTGCACTCCGAGAGGGCGATTCTGGTTGGAACATGGGCCGTACCGAAGAGAGCAGCCTCAAGTGTCCCATCATCAGGAATACGGGACATCTTCCACTTCCTCCGGAGGATCGACTCTGCGGTCTGCCGTTCTCTTCAGCCGTTCTTTTTCGATCGCCTCAAGAATATCTTCTTTGGTGCCGGGGGCATCTTCCTGAAGGGAGATCAGGCCTGCAACCACCTTTGCCGCGGCATCGAATGTCGCGGACTGCATCTGGATGTCGAGTCTGGTCGCCCTTTCAACCGCCTCGTCGGCCCTCTCGATGGCTGTCCGGTAGATCCCCGATTTTGTGTAGAATGCTTCGGGATCGTCATAGAGCTCCTGTGCGAATCTGACGGTGTGTGCCTGCACGGTCGCATGGAACCAGTATCTGGGTGTCGGATCGTCCTTCAACGGGCGCCTGCGGCCGATACCTATCTCCAACTCCTCGATCATGTGAATCGAAACAGGGTAAACAGTCAGAGGGACGTACGTCCCGATGGAGATGAATCCGCTCGATGCCTTCACCGAACGGGAACGGCATACGCTGCCGATCGGCATGTCGAGAGGATGGCGGACACCGAAACCGGAGAAGAAGACGGCCTTCAGGGTCTGGGGCATGTAGTACATCCTTCCGTTCTTGACATAATAGACGAAGGGGCCGATCTCCGTTGAAGACAGGTCCTCGCTGGGAAGGTCCAAGAACACGACGTCTTTAGGTCTAGCAGTGAAGTAACCCAGGATGTATCCGGCATCAAAGATGGCAGCGATTGCGGCAATCTCTTCCGGAATCACCATTTTCGTGTGAAGGAAACAGAGGCCGATCATCTCTCCGAGGATGATGGTGATGAATATCGGATCGCGGAAGGGCATGATTGCGTGGACGGCGCATCTTGCTCCTCTCCCTGCATAGATGGCTGCAGCCATCACAGCGCACCCCACGATAAGCATCACGACCGTATCCATTCAGTCACCATCCCCAGAATATGGTCGCGAGTATCGAGCAGACCAGAATCGCCCCGAGTTTGAATTTGCCCATCATGCCTGCCCAGAACAGACCGATTACCTGCAGGACGATCAGGATGGTCTGGCCGTGGACCTTGAAAAAGGCCACGGCCTCATCCATGTATCCTGTGAGGACGAGGATCACCGACGCTGTTACTGCGAAGAATCCCAGGAACAGCGTCAGGATGACCGCGTTCACAGCCACCTCCCCGCCTTATCCGCGAAGTCTGCGATGTCGTCAGCCAGGAAGACCCCGCAGAGGAACACCGCCGCGCCGATCAGGATCATGACAGGCCTGCGGAGAATGATCCCTCCGATCAGTGCCGCGAGCCCGGCAACCACCATCAGGATCTGGATCCAGTCGGAGGCACCGGACGGTATCGGCGTTGGGTCCGGGGTCAGGGAGAACTTCGACAGCACGAGCTGCATCTCCTTGGGCTCGAGGGTGAGCATGGAGACCTCGTCCCCGTCGTACACCAGCCTCTCGATCTCCAGGGTGCTCCCCGCAACGAGGGAGACCAGGGACCTGTCGGAATAGGCGGACTCCCCGCTCCATGTTCCGGCATCTCCCCACACCAGGGCGAAACCGGACTGGTTCCATACGGTCGTACCGACCTTCACCTGCTGGCTGTCCAGCCAGTTGAAGGGTGTGAAAACCACGTTTTCGGCCAGGATGGTGCCGTCGGGCGCTCTGATGGTCCCGACCGCCATGAGGCTCAGGGAGGCCTCGGAGACGGTCATGTCCGACGCCGTGATGGCGGAGGAGTGGAGACCGTACCAGGACGCGGTCTGTACCAGGGACAGCACCCCGATGGCATACTTCTGCTCGGCGGTCAGGTCCAGGTTGTCCAGGTCCGGCGAGTATGCGGCGATGGAGATCTGCGAATCTGCGGAGCTCGCATCATCGAACAGCATCCAGATCGCCGATGCGGACGACAGCAGCTTGACGGCCATCACCTCGGTCTGGGTGACGAACCCGTCCCAGGACCCGAGGATCGGTGCTACCGAATAGCGATTGGTGACCGTCGAGTTGCCGTCGGGATAGGTCACGAACATCCCGAAATCGGAGATGTCGCGGGAGGTCCCTCCGAAGACCATGGTGTATCCGGAGGCGGAGGGGATGACGTACCCGAGGTTCCCGTCGGCGCTGAAGGCCAGCGCCCCGGTGAGAAGGGCGGAGTCGCGGCCTGCGGGCATGAACGGCCCGATGTAGGATCCGCCGTACAGGGTGTAATAGCCCTCGGGGAAATCCGCCAGGTTGTACACGCCGGGGGTGAGCCAGATGTCCTTGCTGCCGTCATCGGAGACCATCCTCCCGGTCTCGAAGACATAGATGTCCTTGAGCGATTCGCTGGCCTCCTCGGAATCCGCGCCGGATGTCACGAGGTACACCCTGTTCGAACCGGAGGAGGGACGGACGAAGGAACCCGAGTCGTAGAACATGGATTCCTCGGCTTCGATGGAGAAATCGTCCCCGTACAGCCCCCACGACATCTCCGTGTAACCCGCCGCGCGTGTGACGGCGGGCGTGTCGGCCATGTTCCTAAACACCGTGTCGATTAGTGATTCGTAGGATCTGTATACGGTGCCGATGTTGGACGTGAACGTGGATCCGACGAGGATGTCGTCATAGTGGGCCTCCGCACTGTCCCCCGGGGACCAGATTCCGGACACGAACACCTCGGCCCCGCGGTCCCAGTAGAGCTGGGTGAACCCCATGAGCTGGGTGTCGATCTCCAGGGCGCCGGAGATGTCGGGGGTGTGGGTCTCGACCCAGGCGCGGAAGTTCTTCGCCTCCTGCTCGGTCATGGCCTCCGTCACATCGGATCCCCCACCGGAACTGTTCGTCCACCAATCATAGATGTCGTGGTACGCCCAGCCGGTCCCGATGAGGATGCCGACGGCGAACAGCACCAGGGGCGCGAGGGCATCGGAGGATGCGTCACCGTCCCTCTGGTCGAGCACATTGTCGGCGACAGGGTCGACGACCGCGGGTACCGCCGCAACGGACAGGATCAGTGCGGCGACTATTGCCGCCGCATTCTTACTAGCACGTCCGGAACCGAACATGGGCATCACTTCGGCAGGATGATGGTCCCGTTGGCCGGGGAGTTGGTCGGAGCGAGCTTCGAGACCACATGGATCACGTAACTCGCATGGCTCTCTCCGCAGTACACGGTCACCGTGTAATCGCCGGGGACGGAGGGTGCCACACCGGAAACGGTCTGCCCGGAGTAGGTCAGCCACGAGGCACCGGTAAGGCCGGTGATGTTCCCGCCGGAGACCACGGTTGCGGAATAGACGGAACCGCAGGTTATGGACGCGTCCGAGACGGAGAACGACAGGGGGTCACGGACGATGACCGTGCAGGAACAGCTCTGGCAGTCATCGTCAACGGAGAAAATGTCCCATCTCAGCGTGTATGTCCCCGAGGGCAGGTTTTCGGTGATGGTCAGGACGATCGTCTGCTCCCCGTTGGCCAGATGGGAGTCGTACATGCCGTTGCCAACCCATGTCCATGTATTGGCGAAATAGAGATTCGCGTTGCTGGAGGAGCACCAGTGCCCTCCGTCAACACCGGAAGGGATGTTGACGGACTGACCCCTCTGCACGGCGTATGTCGCTCCGTCGTAGGCTTCGGCATCCTCCGAGATCATCGCGAATCCCGCACAGATCATGACGACGGCCGCCAGCAGTGCGAGGGAGGTGGACCCGGTTCTCTTCGAGAATGGGTTCATCAGATCACCCCGAAGTAGTGGATTCCCGCTGCGGCGAAGAGAGCGACTGCGGCGAGGATCACGATCGGGTGCCTGGTGACAGCTGCGACGATCAGGGCGACGATCCCTGCGACGGCGAGGCCGATGACGATGTAGTCGTCGGTTCCCGCATCGGAACCGTACTTGACGTAGACGGTGACGTCGGAATCGATGGACTTGGCGACGTTGAAGACGGTAGTGAATTCGGAGTCGGTGTAGAATCCGAGGATCATCCCCTTGTCCTTGCCGACCATATCCTTCAGATCGGAGACGGAGAGGCGGGATCCCTGATCCACAGAGACGGTCTTGACGACATTACCCTCAGAGTCCATGAAGGTGACAGTCACCTGGGACTCTGCAGGTGCAGGGGTGTTGGAAGAGCTGCCGTACAGGGAGAGCGAGCGGGTAACGTAGGAAGACATGTCATAGGCAGAGGTCATTCCCCTGTCAGTGTACCATGCGGACACTCCGTCGATTCCGGAGTTCTTGGCTGCAACACCGTAGGCGTCCTGCTGGACAGTCTTCACGAGAGTCCCGTTCACATAGTAGGAGATGACGGGGTAACCGAGAATCTCCACCTTATACCAT
This is a stretch of genomic DNA from Thermoplasmatales archaeon BRNA1. It encodes these proteins:
- a CDS encoding PKD domain protein — translated: MALIGVAIVALAGFSSAETPDDYEDKGTFYSMTCRFIYAPSDCNDTADTVEWDFGDGSTAAGKIVDHTYSETGVYYVKQTATNTIGTSVAWYKVEILGYPVISYYVNGTLVKTVQQDAYGVAAKNSGIDGVSAWYTDRGMTSAYDMSSYVTRSLSLYGSSSNTPAPAESQVTVTFMDSEGNVVKTVSVDQGSRLSVSDLKDMVGKDKGMILGFYTDSEFTTVFNVAKSIDSDVTVYVKYGSDAGTDDYIVIGLAVAGIVALIVAAVTRHPIVILAAVALFAAAGIHYFGVI